A portion of the Methanomicrobia archaeon genome contains these proteins:
- a CDS encoding Lrp/AsnC family transcriptional regulator: MAEMKLKNKDKCILRALLENGRYSYSELGRRCEVSRQVALERVKKLSERGVLKSFSVSLDAEKLGFAFQAYMLMIAKPEGKLREELIEFLRTSEHVRSIHLLFGRFDFFMELLFKDKEEMTRFLRALQSFDAVERTETFIVNQTIKDKPEDAFLACLRT, from the coding sequence ATGGCGGAAATGAAGCTGAAAAATAAGGACAAATGCATACTTCGGGCGCTGCTGGAGAACGGGAGGTATTCGTATTCGGAGCTGGGGCGGAGGTGCGAAGTAAGCCGCCAGGTGGCTTTGGAACGCGTGAAGAAGCTATCTGAAAGGGGTGTTTTAAAGAGCTTTTCGGTCTCTTTAGACGCGGAAAAACTCGGGTTCGCTTTTCAAGCCTACATGCTCATGATCGCGAAGCCTGAGGGGAAGCTGCGAGAAGAACTCATTGAATTCCTGCGTACGAGTGAGCATGTGCGTAGCATCCATCTCCTCTTCGGCCGGTTTGACTTCTTTATGGAGCTCCTATTCAAGGATAAAGAAGAAATGACCCGGTTCTTAAGGGCGCTACAGTCTTTTGACGCCGTCGAGCGGACGGAAACATTCATAGTGAATCAAACGATAAAGGATAAACCAGAGGACGCGTTTTTAGCGTGTTTACGCACATGA
- a CDS encoding dihydropteroate synthase-like protein, producing the protein MRVVLATGRKAEEMVKAAVKAATVSAPQITCEVLTQSLNIAAFSTPRSLKKALENCDASEKIGRDLILVSGFCTADFSDLEKEIATPIRLGPRHAYDIDEALQFVEEVEFSPHTPADVFLAEKRRANAKQQLDELERRVRETFSVKGVKIGGGARMKVCAELVDATLMTEDAIARMVEHYLKSGADILDIGVHIGATHAEVDSAVQAALAFAPDVPISIDTLDPELIRVGIENGVDMVLSLNKDNIPAVGDVVAERDVAAVVIPDSEGTHESLESLLANLKMAEEHGITRIIADPLLNTIGYGIAESLYNYYRFRLQERDTPLFFGIGNVTELTDADSIGINATLAGIASELCADILFTTECSDKARGSVRELRIASEMMILSKARGSAPKDVGIDLLTLKEKRRKPVKSIPHDEKFIVATRNETWNLDPKGCFRISIGEVDGAGKEDDKMICAQHSPSGRRIIGKSAQEIMDTILRLDLVSRLEHASYLGKELAKAELALRLDRSYEQDETLF; encoded by the coding sequence ATGAGGGTCGTGTTAGCTACCGGACGGAAAGCGGAAGAGATGGTTAAAGCTGCGGTGAAAGCTGCGACTGTGAGTGCGCCCCAGATAACCTGCGAAGTGCTTACGCAGAGCTTGAATATCGCCGCTTTTTCCACGCCTCGTTCGCTAAAGAAGGCACTTGAGAACTGTGATGCATCCGAAAAGATAGGTAGGGATCTCATTTTGGTTTCCGGGTTTTGCACAGCGGATTTCAGCGATTTAGAGAAGGAGATAGCCACACCAATCAGATTGGGACCCCGACATGCGTACGACATCGACGAGGCATTACAGTTCGTAGAAGAGGTGGAGTTCTCGCCACATACGCCTGCTGATGTCTTCCTGGCTGAGAAGCGGCGAGCAAATGCGAAACAGCAGCTGGACGAGTTAGAACGTAGAGTACGTGAGACATTCTCCGTAAAGGGCGTGAAAATCGGTGGCGGCGCACGAATGAAGGTCTGTGCAGAACTCGTGGACGCAACGCTGATGACCGAGGATGCGATAGCGCGAATGGTAGAGCACTACCTGAAGAGCGGCGCGGACATTCTGGATATCGGCGTTCATATCGGCGCGACGCACGCAGAAGTGGATAGTGCGGTACAAGCCGCATTGGCGTTCGCACCGGACGTTCCTATCTCCATTGATACGCTGGATCCCGAGCTCATACGCGTGGGTATCGAAAACGGCGTGGATATGGTGCTCAGCTTGAATAAAGATAATATCCCTGCGGTGGGTGATGTAGTAGCAGAAAGGGACGTAGCAGCGGTCGTAATTCCTGACAGCGAAGGTACACACGAGAGTCTCGAGAGCTTGCTTGCAAACCTGAAAATGGCGGAAGAGCACGGCATAACGCGCATCATTGCCGATCCCCTCTTGAACACCATTGGCTACGGAATTGCGGAATCCTTGTACAACTATTATCGGTTTAGATTGCAAGAAAGGGATACGCCGCTTTTCTTCGGCATTGGCAACGTTACCGAGCTTACGGACGCGGATTCGATAGGGATAAACGCGACCCTGGCAGGCATCGCCTCTGAACTGTGCGCAGATATCCTCTTCACTACAGAATGCAGTGATAAAGCGCGCGGGAGCGTAAGAGAGCTGCGGATAGCGTCGGAGATGATGATACTCTCGAAGGCACGCGGCAGTGCGCCGAAGGATGTCGGAATCGATCTTTTAACGCTCAAGGAGAAGCGAAGAAAACCCGTCAAGAGCATCCCTCATGACGAGAAGTTTATCGTGGCGACGAGGAACGAAACGTGGAATCTTGACCCTAAAGGCTGCTTCAGGATCTCTATTGGGGAGGTAGACGGCGCCGGTAAGGAGGACGATAAGATGATCTGCGCGCAGCATTCGCCTTCCGGCAGGCGGATAATAGGGAAGAGCGCGCAAGAGATAATGGATACCATCCTGCGCTTGGATCTGGTTTCACGACTCGAGCACGCTTCATACCTGGGCAAAGAGCTGGCAAAAGCCGAACTCGCGCTACGATTGGATCGGAGTTATGAGCAAGACGAAACGCTCTTTTAA